AACGTAAAATTCGAATTATCGACTATCTCATACTCGATAAGAATGCTCTTACCAAGTATGAGCGTAATTTTCGGATCGTTGTATTACATAAGTACCTTTGTAAATATTCGAGAGGGACGTTTCTTGTTGCTGACCAATCCGTGACTCTTTTTCACAATATGTGAAGGCTTGCCACTGATAAGGTAGACGGATCGATACGAAGATATGACTGAACAGATACTCTAGTCAGCCCTAACCGACTAAGAGTTGTTAAATCGAGTCTGTATTCGCTCTCGTTTCGATCACACTGCACTTTACGAAGCGTGAAAATAGTTGACAATCACCGTGATAAAATACTGTCGTGGTTATCGCTCCATGGTACTTCCCGAAAGGTGAGCTAGTAGACGCGACTCTAATCAGCGTGATTAATCGCCTGCACTGATGCTGATGAACTCGAAATCGTCGGAGCGCGTGGTGAACCGGTCGATCGCAAAGGTATCGAGCGAGAACGGTGCGTCTTCGCCCGTAATCAGAGATCGAACGGCGGTAGCAGCAACCGGTGCAGTCATGACGCCGCGGCCGTTGAAGCCCGTGGCGACGATGAGACCATCTGGTGCGTCTGCCGGTGCATCAAGAATCGGCCGCGTGTCTGGTGTCGCACCGTCAACGCCAGCCCAGTCGTCGACGTAGCCTGCCTCCTCGAAGCCCTCGAGGAACGTCGGCACAAGATCGGCAACGTGATTCCGAAACGCCTCATCGGCCTGTCCGCTTGCTCCCTCGGGGTTGTCTTCGGCAAATGACCAGCCACCGATGAGGAAATCGCCGTTATGTTCCGGTCGGAAGTAAACGTGCTCACCGGGGAACCAACCCATCGGAAATCCCTCAGGCAGCGGTGACTTCGGCTCGAGTACGATACACTGCGTTCGGTAGGGGCGAACCGGAATCGGGACGTGTTCAAGCAGGAACTCGCGGCTTCGCCAACCTGCCGCACAGACCACGTGATCGGCATCGATGCGACCGTCTTCGGTTTCGAGACCGACGACGTCATCATCCTCGACGAGTAGGTTGCGAACGGCCGTGTTCGTGTGGAAGGTTGCGCCGTCGTCGCGAGCGTCGTGGTGCAACGTCATTGCGAACGTGTATGGATCGACAAAGCCCGAGACGCGATGTTCGATAACGCCGGCATGATCCGAGAAATCGAACGTCGGGTACTGCTCGCGCGCCGTCTCCCGGTCGAGGTAGCGGACGGGGAGGCCCTCCGCTGCGAGTCGC
Above is a genomic segment from Natronorubrum aibiense containing:
- a CDS encoding NAD(P)/FAD-dependent oxidoreductase; its protein translation is MSERIAIVGGGVIGCAVARKLASDYEVEVFEKGQLASEASALAAGEVTMLSSYEDKPDIGWHAVDFFREYDGTDEFTFTELPSIGLVTPDREDEKRRYAARLAAEGLPVRYLDRETAREQYPTFDFSDHAGVIEHRVSGFVDPYTFAMTLHHDARDDGATFHTNTAVRNLLVEDDDVVGLETEDGRIDADHVVCAAGWRSREFLLEHVPIPVRPYRTQCIVLEPKSPLPEGFPMGWFPGEHVYFRPEHNGDFLIGGWSFAEDNPEGASGQADEAFRNHVADLVPTFLEGFEEAGYVDDWAGVDGATPDTRPILDAPADAPDGLIVATGFNGRGVMTAPVAATAVRSLITGEDAPFSLDTFAIDRFTTRSDDFEFISISAGD